The segment ACCGGAAACGAATAGTTAAATGGAAACTTGAAAACCTTTTTTGATATAGGTTTTAAcacctttcaaaattttaacTTCAACTCGAAATTTTattagaagaaaagaaagaggatATTGCTTATTGAGTCTTGGACCAACTCAATATATAACCTTGTTCTTTCTCCTCCTGTATGGTTACTAATTATCCCCTATATGTGTCCAAATGGGGTCTAAGCTAACATCGGCGTTTTGGACATTTGCTCAGGTCTAACTCCTCGATGGTTGCTGCTTTCTCTTTTAGAGTTCTTAAATTATAAATTCTCTTATTTATATAGACATGTTTATTTTTCTGTGCTTATTTATTTTGCAGGTTATCAATCCTAGGGACTCATACAGTTGTTATTCTCTGTATTATTCTATTACCCGCTCGTGACCTTTTTCTCCATGCatgcaaaaatacaaaaaaatccaaaaaaaagaaaaatcataaaaattaaaaaaaaagcaaaaatgaaaagccaaaaaaagagagaacttAAGCTTTAATCCATGTATGTTCTACTTAGTTGAGTTTGTCATTAATAGTGTGTAATACCGTGTTTCTAGTTTCCTTTGGTGTCTAGTGTTTGtccttttattttgattttttttaggtaGGTAACTCCGCCTATGTCATCTTGGGTGTAAAACTTGATGGTGTAGCTGGTCCCAAGCCCGGAAAAAGGAGGAGGGAACTATCTTTTATACATGGATATGTTTATTGAAAATTACAATGATGCTTTGTACTACATATTGTCCACACATTTCATGAAAGCTACTGGACTTTTGTTTTAGTTAGCTGTGATTTTGTGATGGGATAACTAGACAAGGCACTTAATTCACAAGATCTGACCAAAATACTTTTGGCCGGACACGTTCACAATCTTCCTCTGCTTGCTCTAGTCATGTAGTCATGCATCTTCCTCAGAACCTTGGACCACCAGCAGTAAGCCTCATGTCATTTGCATCACGGTACCACACTCAGCCTGTTGAGACTAGCATGTGCAATTGTTATGTAATACCCGAAAATGTGAAATTCAAAAATTTGACCGTGGGACCCACGAGGGGTGCGAAATATGACCTTTAGACCGCAGATgtgtagatctcattgagacAATTCCGTTTTGCTATCAAACGTCTCGTTTGGTCAATCGATGAAGCCATAGTGAGTTCAATAAGTCTAAACCATTggatgagagagaaaaaaaatttaaaaagaaGAGATAAGGTCGAGTGGGATCATCACCACCCGATCCTACTCGCATTCAGCCCAACTCGCCCCCATGCCTTCCAACCCTAGCCACCGCCTGACCGTCGCCTCCGGCTGCCAGCCCAGCCTGCAGTTGCCGCCTCCGGCCACCGCCAATTGTGGCTAGAGGAAGGGACGGGAAGGGGGTGCAGAGAGGAGAGGGCCAGCCGGCTGGCCAAGAGAGAAAGAAtaaagaagaaaggaagaaaggaagaggaagaaaggacAAGGAAAACGATGaagaaaggagaaggaggaggaagaagaagatgaaaggGAGAAGGTGGTTTTTGGGAGTTTTGTCAAATCCGTCGTCGATTCAAGTTCTTCGTCATGAAGGTAATTTCTAAttagtccttagatgcttgtgGATAGTTGGGAACGGTCGATTCCGTCATCAGATTAGTGTTCTGGTCGATCAGTTGCGTGCAGTGATATAATTTGAAAATTGAGGTTTGACCGGTGTCGAATTCAACCATAAGCCAAAAATGATGGTCGTAGGTCTTGTCGGTATCTTTCCGATGGCGTTGGTCTTGTTCAATTCGGATGAGTGGTTTAGGAGTAATTAATAAAAGGATGTCGTCGTCCGTCAAAAGTTAGTTTGCGTGGTGTTTTTGTTCTTCAATCTTCGACCTCGTGAGAGGAAGTCTCGCTTGGCGTCATGCAAGCTACATGGTAGAAGTCTTTCCGTAGATCTCGGTTGTCGTGTTTGTGGGGTTTTTAGGTGTAGGAGTGTGtctccttttgtttttgttgttgtggccTTTTGGTGCTTATCTATGCACATGTTCAGGTGGTGCCGCTTTGGGACGTAGCTAGTTCCCGCCATCATCATCGGTGAAGGCACGTGAATGCAGCGGATGGCTACGcttttaacttgttatttggttaCCTTCATCTTTTAGTTGCCGCACttactaataatttattaaattaaatatgagCATGTTACTTACTTTCCGCCTTCTGAAGATTGAATATTTCCTCTGGATTATGAGGTAAAGGAAGTGGGTATGTCTTTTTTCTTGTCCTTGTTCATATTCATTGTATGCGAGGCATGGAGTATATACCTATGTTGGAAGTTGTCTTTCAATTATGCATGAGTTTGTTGCCTTAATATTTacttttttgaaatttacttgAATCTTGAATTAAGAAGCGAAGGAAGCGAGATACGTCGCTTTGTAGTCGTTCTTTATCATAGTATGAAATTCTTGAAGTATAATGCATATCTTGAGAAGTTATGTTATTAAATATGCATGAAGCATGACATACATATGCATCTCATCCATTGAAAGTTTTATCGTCGTCTTATGACCGTGACTGTACCGATACAACGATGTACGTTGCTTgtggaggggtaagggtgaggaagagcatgacTTATGCATACATTTGCATTCATATGATATCTTTACTTTAACTGCTTCGATGGCACTCTTATATTGCAATAAAGTCTTTAAtattgttttgatgatgttaTGGTGAAATCTTAACTAGCCGATGATAGCATGTGGATGTTGTATCGTCAGGCTTAATTATGCTTTTCATATAATGTTAACCTGTTTAGCTTATAAAATTTTCAAAGATGAATGTTTAATCAACTGTAGCTAAATAGAATTATCTTGTTAAAGCAATttacttgctgagatttttaaatctcacccttgctatctttcCAGGTGCGCTTTGGAGCGATAGCGAGCATGCATGATGGGTAGTAGCACGTCTTGCATGAACACCTCTACTTTTGGTTTAGTTATATTGTGTTGACAGTTTGGACTCTTAGTCATCTATTATATGTTTGCCTCGTTGCGGTATGGGTGTGTGATCAAGGCATGTTTATGGCATTAAAGATCTAAGTTTTTCTATCAAAAAAGTCAAGATATGATCATAGTGGGATATCCAGATTTTGGCTATATAACTAATCCCTATAACACCAGATCACAAACTGATTTCATGGTAATATAGCCTTCTCATTCGAATCATCAAAACAGATTCCAGAGGTTACTTccacctatcattctgaaacatcacatacatgtatatagctTCACAAAATGATAAATCACATACAACTATTATGTGAtattggttccattgaatcatCAACCATCATCTATAATGATAATTTGGTATGCATTACTCGAATGcaaacaggttacataaagaataatataaccaaacatatttccCCTATATGTTCTATCCTCGTAATAGGGAGATAGAAATCTTGtaaactaaatcatgtgataatatcactgatttattcactaagtccttaccaactttcaCATTCCATATTCATGGAATTAGTATGCGGCGACTCcgagatttgcaaggttcagaTAGAGTCTCCTCTTGAATTTCAACATGTTCATATatcatattgtactcttttccctATATGAGTTTTACTCACGAGATTTCTCATAAAAGgttttagggcctgtttggttgcccgcatgccTTCAGCTTAACGAGTATGAGTCATGCAGGTTGAGTTAAGACAGGCTGGAGAGATGCAATAGGGTCTGTTTGATTGGCTGCATATGCTCAGCATggctgagaagagattgtgtttggttgcccgcatgagtatatattgcattacaaaggaactcacttttttaccaaataacatagggttgaaaatatttttataaattagtaaatcacaggataagaatattagtgaattttttattttggagaattttaattaaatattaacttaggctttttggatcaaactaattaaaataggttgctagtgagctctagtttgctcacgaaaatatttataatttttggatcaCTCTTATACCCccaaataaaatctaaagttaaataaaaaatatcacgTACAGTGTTTTTACACCGGGCAAGCCAGGCCCGGCGCGTACGCCCGATTCCGGCAAGAGGGTGCAGGCGAGAGGGTCGGtccgggcaaccaaacacgcgGCTTAGCACGAGCGACTGCACCGACGGATGCTTGCACAAGCGAAGCgaagcaaccaaacacatccttaatgaagcaatatctacacaagaacATATATCATATCTCCTATTTTCCCTATAGGGTTTTTAAAGGATGTAtcaaagacatatctattgttctctaaactcgtatatgagtttttccctttaagttttttctcatatgagtttacaaagagataataatcaatatatgctgtactattttctccttattttctcaCTAAATTTTAAAAGGAGTTTTAACAACATATCACTgttattcctcctatttttccAAGACGTTTTTggaggttttaatatgatccatatatcataattattgttctctaaactcactAAAATAAGTTTTTCCTATttaggtttctcatatgagcttacaataaggaaataatcaatatatgctaTATCATTTTCTACTTATATTTTCTCAttgggttttaaaggagttttaatgacATATCAACATACTATTTTCTACTCATATTTTTCCTacagggttttagaggagtttttaaCAACATGTTTACATTATGGACAATTGATTAAGGAGGAGTGTTAGAGTTTGATTACAGCTAGTGATCAATTAGCAAATAGGTGTCTTCACCAAATGAACATGTGCTTTAGTGAAGAGAGACATGTCTCTCAATAACAACCCTtcattatgtatatatatgtaaatattttatTGAATCAATTGTCTACTCTATGTGCTCTCTCTTTGTCTACAATTCTACTACAACAAGAATGATTAGGTATTTAGGTGTCACGACAAGTCATCCAAATGGCTGCTTTGCTCCATCCAATTGGTTTACTTAAAGATGAGGGACCAAATTGGTCATCTGATGAAACTTGAAGGACCAGGTTGACTTTTTACTCTTTTCGCAAATATGACAGCAAGTCTAATGAAACACAAACGATAAGCTTTTTTGCAATATATACTCAAGTTGTACACATGTAGATATGCCCACTGAACCAAGGGTTTAATTGCTCCCCTCGACCTCTTGACTCCCACCAAAGAAACGTTGCTTCACGTAAATGGCAAGGCCGCTGAAGATGGAAGCACCCAACAACACTCGTCTACGCCTACAAGCaaatcatgcatgcataatCAGTATAACTAAAAGAGAAAATGGTTAGGATATATCAAAAACGATGCATATATATTCCAAAGCAAAAAAAGTGCCTAAttaatgtatatatacatacatacctGTCACGCTTGATCTTCTCTATTATCGCTACTTCGAGTTGTTTTAACATAATCTCCCGCTCATCAAAGATACGGTATACTTGGTCGAGTGTCAGGGGCACCTTCGTCTTCTTGCGTGGCACGATAGAGGTTTCGTGTCCCGAATTTTGAAGTTTTGCTTGAGTATCTAGTTGGGAATACTGTGCGACATGGAATGGGTTGTTTATTATAATTTAGAATGTTTTAGTGCACAACATATAGCGTAAATTAGGCAAAGTTAAGAAATAGGTGCCAAAAAACGTAATAAAGCGAGAAACAAGAGTTATTTCAGAGATGGATAATTCGAAGATGGATGCATGAAACTAACTCCAGATCGATCAACAAAGAAGAAGGGGGAGCACGAAGAGTTGGATCGGTTACCTTGCTCAGCTCGGCCTTCCTGACGCAGTCGTCGGATCTGTAGAGCCGGCGCGTAGGCATCGGCGAGCGGGGCAAGAACCGCTGCTCCTTGGCGAAGAGGGCTCGCGGGAACGAAGAAGACCGGCGGAGCGCGCGGCAGGCGGACCGGAGCACCGCCGACGACGACATGCTTTTTACTGCCACTAGACTGGTTAGGGCGTTCGTAATATTTTGTATACGTATACTAATGATTGAAATGATGCTTTTGTGCtacatatcttctatatattCTAAATGCAGTGGCGTTCTCGCTCTATTGAGGGTCTCGAATCTTCCCCAAGTGACACAGTTGCATGTGCAGTGCTGTCCAAATTTGAGGTGTGTTGAGtagttgtaacaccctacttcaCAACTAAGC is part of the Phragmites australis chromosome 12, lpPhrAust1.1, whole genome shotgun sequence genome and harbors:
- the LOC133887499 gene encoding uncharacterized protein LOC133887499 gives rise to the protein MSSSAVLRSACRALRRSSSFPRALFAKEQRFLPRSPMPTRRLYRSDDCVRKAELSKYSQLDTQAKLQNSGHETSIVPRKKTKVPLTLDQVYRIFDEREIMLKQLEVAIIEKIKRDRRRRVLLGASIFSGLAIYVKQRFFGGSQEVEGSN